A section of the Telopea speciosissima isolate NSW1024214 ecotype Mountain lineage chromosome 3, Tspe_v1, whole genome shotgun sequence genome encodes:
- the LOC122656208 gene encoding calmodulin-like protein 3 codes for MDPAELKRVFQMFDRNGDGRITKKELSDSLQNLGIFIPDEDLIQMIEKIDVNGDGCVDIEEFGALYQTIMDERDEEEDMREAFNVFDQNGDGFITVEELRSVLASLGLKQGRTVEDCKRMIRKVDVDGDGMVNYKEFKQMMRGGGFAALS; via the coding sequence ATGGATCCCGCGGAGCTCAAGCGGGTGTTCCAAATGTTTGATCGGAACGGTGACGGCCGGATTACAAAAAAGGAACTCAGTGATTCGCTACAGAATTTGGGGATCTTCATACCGGATGAAGACCTCATCCAGATGATCGAGAAGATCGATGTAAATGGCGATGGGTGTGTTGATATCGAGGAGTTCGGGGCATTATATCAAACAATAATGGACGAGAGGGATGAGGAAGAGGACATGAGGGAAGCATTCAACGTATTCGATCAAAATGGTGATGGTTTCATTACCGTTGAGGAATTGAGATCAGTTTTGGCATCACTTGGGCTTAAGCAAGGAAGAACCGTAGAAGACTGCAAGAGAATGATAAGAAAGGttgatgttgatggtgatggCATGGTTAACTACAAAGAGTTCAAGCAGATGATGAGAGGTGGAGGTTTTGCTGCATTGAGTTGA